A DNA window from Desulfatibacillum aliphaticivorans DSM 15576 contains the following coding sequences:
- a CDS encoding class I adenylate-forming enzyme family protein: protein MSFDFGRIPGKKSFADDYISTIRMNVAKYPNKTAVICGDQTMTWTDVWENSNRLGHALLELGLNRHDRVLILLPNCREYPEVVLGINKAACVATACNFRLTAPEVAYQLNDCGARAVILKSAAELETVLSVKDQVPSLEHVIMVEDGALEGVFDYKSLLAQAPAEEPGVETDPGDVHLLMYTSGTTGKPKAAARTYKSDYHMANAVIHELGLTPDDVYLAAAPMYAAASMGYTFSTMMSAGTLAILPAFIPDQIFPEIERVKATWIFMVPIMYEWMLSTPADILGASDVSSVRHVVSCGAPLHNATAKKMIDSFTQAKVSNWLGASEFGFISRYTYENGPAGEGCVGRPVFDLELAVFDENGNRAAVNEPGVLYGRGYSMWEGYLNKPEATKEAFLDHEWGTVGDICRQGEDGDFYIVDRKNDMIITGGMNVYPVEIENVLMAHEAVADVAVIGVPDDKWGEAVKALVVKAQGSEISEEDLIAYCKENMAGFKTPKSVEFIDQVPRSMIGKALKAQMRKKYWEGRDSVI from the coding sequence ATGTCCTTTGATTTTGGAAGAATACCGGGAAAAAAGAGCTTTGCGGACGATTACATCAGCACCATCCGCATGAACGTCGCCAAATACCCCAACAAGACGGCGGTTATATGCGGGGATCAGACGATGACCTGGACCGATGTCTGGGAAAACAGCAACCGGCTTGGCCACGCCCTTCTTGAGTTGGGCTTGAACAGGCATGACCGGGTTTTGATTCTGCTGCCCAATTGCCGGGAATACCCGGAAGTGGTCCTGGGCATTAACAAGGCCGCATGCGTGGCCACGGCCTGCAACTTCCGGCTGACCGCGCCGGAAGTGGCGTATCAGTTGAACGACTGCGGCGCCCGGGCCGTCATCTTGAAAAGCGCAGCGGAACTGGAGACGGTGCTGTCCGTCAAGGATCAGGTTCCGTCTCTGGAGCACGTCATCATGGTGGAAGACGGCGCTCTGGAGGGCGTATTCGATTATAAATCCCTCTTGGCGCAAGCCCCTGCGGAAGAACCCGGCGTGGAAACCGATCCCGGCGACGTGCATTTGCTCATGTACACCTCCGGCACCACGGGCAAGCCCAAGGCCGCGGCCCGGACCTATAAAAGCGACTATCACATGGCCAATGCAGTGATCCACGAATTGGGCCTTACCCCTGACGACGTGTATCTGGCGGCGGCGCCCATGTATGCGGCGGCCAGCATGGGATACACCTTTTCCACCATGATGAGCGCCGGGACATTGGCCATTCTGCCGGCTTTCATCCCGGACCAGATTTTTCCCGAGATTGAACGGGTCAAGGCCACTTGGATTTTCATGGTGCCCATCATGTACGAGTGGATGCTGAGCACGCCGGCGGACATCCTTGGCGCCAGCGACGTATCTTCGGTGCGCCACGTGGTGTCTTGCGGCGCTCCTTTGCATAACGCCACCGCAAAAAAGATGATCGACAGCTTTACCCAGGCCAAGGTTTCCAACTGGCTGGGCGCCTCGGAGTTCGGGTTCATCTCCCGCTATACCTACGAAAACGGCCCGGCGGGCGAAGGCTGCGTGGGCAGGCCGGTCTTTGACCTGGAACTGGCTGTGTTCGACGAAAACGGAAACCGGGCGGCCGTCAACGAACCTGGCGTGCTCTACGGCCGAGGCTACAGCATGTGGGAAGGCTATCTGAACAAGCCCGAAGCCACCAAAGAGGCGTTCCTGGATCATGAATGGGGAACCGTCGGCGACATCTGCCGCCAGGGCGAGGACGGCGATTTTTACATCGTGGACCGTAAGAACGACATGATTATCACCGGAGGCATGAACGTGTATCCCGTGGAGATCGAAAACGTGCTCATGGCCCACGAAGCCGTGGCCGACGTGGCCGTCATCGGGGTTCCCGACGATAAATGGGGCGAGGCGGTCAAGGCTCTGGTAGTCAAGGCACAGGGCTCGGAAATCTCAGAGGAAGACCTCATCGCCTATTGCAAGGAAAACATGGCCGGATTCAAAACGCCCAAGAGCGTGGAGTTCATCGATCAGGTGCCCAGATCCATGATCGGCAAGGCCCTGAAAGCCCAAATGCGTAAGAAGTACTGGGAAGGCCGGGATTCGGTGATTTAA
- a CDS encoding TetR/AcrR family transcriptional regulator — protein sequence MGRKSNAAAKRIEIVEALYECLSQKGHETVTIKEIAVQAGVAPGAIHYYFKSKDEIVACLMEYLAEKYQSLFSGEFSKIQGLEDFGERFADFLCEEFIFNVPLNRVFYNLVQMGFESVVVQKPLQQMMSVYREQSLVRFGGPDYAFDEKGYLLVAVVEGLALQWVIEPAPNEKEGIRKIVRSLMDQLDG from the coding sequence ATGGGACGAAAAAGCAACGCAGCCGCCAAACGGATTGAAATCGTGGAGGCCCTTTATGAATGCTTATCTCAAAAAGGGCATGAGACCGTCACCATCAAGGAAATCGCCGTTCAGGCGGGCGTGGCGCCGGGCGCCATCCATTATTATTTCAAATCCAAAGACGAAATCGTGGCCTGCCTTATGGAGTATTTGGCTGAAAAGTACCAGTCCTTGTTTTCCGGGGAATTCTCAAAAATTCAAGGATTAGAGGATTTCGGCGAGCGTTTCGCAGATTTTTTATGCGAGGAGTTCATCTTCAACGTTCCCTTGAATCGGGTTTTTTACAACCTGGTTCAGATGGGGTTTGAAAGCGTGGTGGTGCAAAAGCCTTTGCAGCAAATGATGAGCGTGTATCGGGAGCAATCCCTGGTCCGCTTTGGCGGCCCAGATTACGCCTTTGACGAAAAAGGCTATCTGCTGGTGGCCGTGGTGGAGGGGTTGGCCCTTCAGTGGGTGATAGAACCGGCGCCCAACGAAAAGGAAGGCATTCGCAAAATAGTTCGTTCGCTCATGGATCAACTGGACGGATAA
- a CDS encoding amidase gives MPHLKEIAFMDAMAQAELIRKKEVTPLELVDAAIDRIERLNPQLNAVITPMYEQAREEAKGELPQGPFTGVPFLLKDIGAMAKDAPMALGNRVLKGVFKPDHDSELTVRLRKAGFIIVGKTNTPEFGALPTTEPLAFGPTHNPWDLERTPGGSSGGAAAAVASRMIAAAHGNDGGGSIRIPASCCGVFGLKPTRARNPAGPDFGDMLSGLIAEHALTMSVRDSAAILDATSGPDIGDPYWAPPNARPFLEELGANPGKLRIAVDITTHLEEDPHPDCIKAVEHTINLCRELGHEVKEASVESTIKPLDLLRAFDTLWTSNAANTVGAIAGMAKIEPSTEFFEPLTMAMYEMGKKQSASDYMRAVTLIQRFSREMARFFMGCDVLLTPTLGEPPVKLGEFDASGENPMEAWKRMGRFTPYTAKFNATGQPAMSIPLYWNGQNLPIGSHFVGRFGDEATLFRLAAQLEKACPWADRLPPVCA, from the coding sequence ATGCCCCATCTTAAGGAAATCGCATTTATGGACGCAATGGCCCAGGCCGAATTGATCAGGAAAAAGGAAGTCACCCCCCTGGAGTTGGTGGACGCCGCCATTGACCGCATTGAAAGATTAAATCCCCAGCTTAATGCGGTAATCACGCCCATGTACGAACAGGCCCGGGAGGAGGCCAAGGGCGAATTGCCCCAAGGCCCATTCACCGGCGTGCCTTTTTTGCTCAAAGACATAGGGGCCATGGCCAAGGATGCGCCCATGGCTTTGGGCAACAGGGTTTTAAAAGGCGTTTTCAAGCCGGATCATGACAGCGAATTGACGGTGCGCCTGCGCAAGGCCGGCTTTATTATAGTAGGCAAGACAAACACCCCGGAGTTCGGCGCGCTGCCCACCACCGAGCCCCTGGCCTTCGGCCCGACCCATAATCCCTGGGATTTGGAACGCACTCCCGGCGGGTCTTCAGGAGGCGCGGCCGCGGCCGTGGCTTCCCGCATGATCGCCGCGGCCCATGGCAACGACGGGGGCGGATCCATCCGCATTCCGGCTTCGTGCTGCGGCGTGTTCGGGCTCAAGCCCACCCGCGCCAGAAACCCGGCGGGGCCCGATTTCGGCGACATGCTTTCGGGCCTCATCGCCGAGCACGCCCTGACCATGTCCGTGCGGGACAGCGCAGCCATCCTGGACGCCACCTCCGGGCCTGACATCGGCGATCCTTACTGGGCGCCGCCCAACGCCCGGCCTTTTTTGGAGGAACTAGGGGCTAATCCCGGCAAACTCCGCATCGCCGTGGACATAACCACTCATTTGGAAGAAGATCCGCATCCGGACTGCATTAAGGCGGTCGAGCACACCATCAATTTGTGCCGGGAGTTGGGCCACGAAGTTAAGGAAGCCTCGGTGGAATCCACAATCAAGCCCCTGGATTTGCTCAGGGCTTTTGACACCTTGTGGACATCCAATGCAGCCAACACCGTGGGAGCCATTGCCGGCATGGCCAAGATCGAACCTTCCACGGAGTTTTTCGAGCCCCTCACCATGGCTATGTATGAAATGGGGAAAAAGCAGTCCGCCTCGGACTATATGCGGGCCGTCACGCTCATCCAGCGCTTCTCCCGCGAAATGGCCCGCTTTTTTATGGGTTGCGACGTACTCTTGACCCCCACTCTGGGCGAGCCTCCCGTTAAATTGGGAGAGTTTGACGCTTCGGGCGAAAATCCCATGGAGGCCTGGAAACGCATGGGCAGGTTCACGCCCTATACGGCCAAGTTCAACGCTACGGGCCAGCCGGCCATGTCGATTCCTCTGTATTGGAACGGGCAAAATTTACCCATCGGCTCCCATTTTGTGGGCCGGTTCGGAGACGAAGCCACGCTGTTCAGGCTGGCCGCCCAATTGGAAAAGGCCTGTCCTTGGGCGGATCGCCTGCCGCCTGTGTGCGCGTGA
- a CDS encoding NAD(P)/FAD-dependent oxidoreductase codes for MKKEDFRTKSYWLSSREYAPGRSLSGDIKVDVAIVGGGFTGLSTALHLKKAEPDLRVAILESQVIGFGASGRNGGFNMTLFGLTMGLTALRFGKSKAREAHLYMEQAVDLLKDLVAEHSIDCDYEHPGFLRAATSQAYKKRIMHEVELAHSLGLEGIEWIDRDAVREQVNSPMYLGAWSEPRCGILNPAKLAWGEKDVVESLGVEVYENTPVLGLERTAGGAVLKTQNGSVSADKVVLATNAWSHLVPQIKWKQAPVWTYIVLTEPLSREQMEPIGWKNRQGIEDARNMVHYYRLTADNRLLMGGRDIGLTYGADMDNDLNPGIFAGLEADVKKTFPSLEKVNFTHRWGGPVSITVDMAPAIGYVGDQRIVYSLGCMGHGVSLTHLNGATAADLILEKKTDLTDFFFVNRRTIPWPPEPIRLAAAKAILAGMKFQDRFTDQKRL; via the coding sequence ATGAAAAAGGAAGATTTTCGCACCAAAAGTTATTGGCTTTCGTCTCGGGAGTACGCCCCCGGCCGCTCCTTGTCCGGCGACATCAAGGTGGATGTCGCTATTGTGGGCGGAGGGTTTACGGGCTTGTCCACGGCGCTGCATTTGAAAAAGGCCGAGCCTGACCTGCGCGTAGCCATTTTGGAGTCTCAGGTGATTGGCTTTGGCGCCAGCGGCAGGAACGGAGGATTCAACATGACCCTGTTCGGCCTGACCATGGGCCTCACCGCGTTGCGTTTTGGGAAATCCAAGGCCAGGGAGGCGCACCTTTACATGGAGCAGGCTGTGGATCTTTTGAAGGACCTGGTTGCGGAGCACTCCATTGACTGCGACTATGAGCATCCCGGATTTTTACGCGCAGCCACGTCCCAGGCGTACAAAAAGCGAATCATGCATGAAGTGGAACTGGCCCATTCCCTGGGTTTGGAGGGCATTGAATGGATTGACCGGGACGCGGTCCGGGAACAGGTGAACAGCCCCATGTATCTTGGCGCCTGGTCCGAGCCGCGATGCGGGATACTGAATCCCGCCAAACTGGCCTGGGGGGAAAAGGACGTGGTGGAAAGCCTGGGCGTGGAGGTGTATGAAAACACCCCGGTCCTGGGGCTTGAACGCACTGCCGGAGGAGCGGTCCTCAAGACGCAAAACGGCTCCGTCTCGGCGGACAAAGTGGTTTTGGCCACCAATGCATGGTCCCACCTTGTTCCCCAGATCAAATGGAAGCAAGCTCCTGTGTGGACCTACATCGTCCTTACCGAACCTCTGTCCCGGGAACAGATGGAGCCCATTGGCTGGAAGAATCGCCAGGGAATCGAAGACGCCAGAAACATGGTGCATTATTACAGGCTTACGGCGGACAACCGGCTTCTTATGGGAGGCCGGGACATAGGCCTGACTTACGGCGCGGACATGGACAACGACTTGAATCCAGGCATATTCGCGGGCCTGGAAGCAGACGTTAAGAAAACATTTCCCTCTTTGGAGAAAGTAAATTTTACTCACCGCTGGGGAGGCCCGGTATCCATAACCGTGGACATGGCGCCCGCCATCGGGTATGTTGGGGATCAGCGCATTGTCTACAGCCTTGGCTGCATGGGCCATGGGGTCAGCCTGACCCATTTGAACGGCGCCACAGCCGCTGATCTAATCCTGGAGAAAAAGACCGACCTGACCGACTTTTTTTTCGTCAATCGAAGGACCATACCCTGGCCGCCCGAACCCATTCGTTTGGCTGCAGCCAAGGCCATTTTGGCCGGCATGAAGTTTCAGGATCGTTTTACGGATCAAAAACGGCTTTAA
- a CDS encoding TetR/AcrR family transcriptional regulator has translation MIEENVAKDPNKLTKRQEQAMITHRRIYETASQLIAEKGFDNVTVDEICKAAGVAKGGFYHHFPSKDDLVVETYRLIDGHFVNSMDSAPQPLPAKEGILWVAEFMATTAMSRGHSFCRQIYRSQLEKGTDFFVSPERPFYKQIRTFITQSLENGEIASPLPPDELTAIILLTARGVIYDWCLLRGSYNIVSFMQKTVGAILDGIWKSC, from the coding sequence ATGATTGAGGAAAATGTGGCTAAAGACCCCAACAAACTGACAAAACGGCAGGAACAAGCCATGATTACCCATCGGCGCATTTACGAAACCGCATCCCAACTCATTGCGGAAAAAGGATTCGATAATGTGACGGTGGATGAAATCTGCAAGGCGGCCGGGGTGGCCAAAGGGGGGTTCTACCACCATTTTCCATCCAAAGACGACTTGGTCGTGGAGACCTACCGGCTTATCGACGGGCATTTCGTCAACTCCATGGACAGCGCGCCCCAGCCTTTGCCTGCCAAGGAAGGCATCCTGTGGGTCGCGGAGTTCATGGCGACCACGGCAATGTCCCGGGGCCACAGCTTTTGCCGCCAAATTTATCGAAGCCAGTTGGAAAAGGGCACGGATTTTTTTGTATCCCCGGAAAGGCCCTTTTATAAACAAATTAGAACCTTCATCACCCAAAGCCTGGAAAACGGGGAAATCGCCTCTCCCCTGCCCCCGGACGAACTCACAGCAATCATACTCCTCACCGCCCGCGGAGTGATTTACGACTGGTGTCTTCTGCGAGGCAGCTACAACATCGTCTCCTTCATGCAAAAGACCGTGGGCGCCATTCTGGACGGCATCTGGAAGAGCTGCTGA